In Rhodanobacter humi, the genomic stretch GCGTCTCGGTGTCGCCCGGATAGCCGCCGCCCAGCCGGTTGTTCCAGATCAGCTGCGGATACTGGTCGAGCAGCTTCACGATTTCCGAGGCGAGTTGCGGCGTCATCTCGCGGGTGGGTGTGTCGAACCACAGCACCGCGGGGTGGTACTTCGTCAGCAGTTCCTTGATCTGCGGGATCGCCTTGGTGTGCAGGTAGGTGGCGAAGTCGCCGTCCTGCGCCTTGTCCCAGTGGCCGCCGATCGCGGCGCCGCCGGGCGCGGTCCAGTCCTGATCCTGCGAGTAGTACACGCCGAACTTGATGCCTTGCCGCTTCGCCTCGTCGGCCAGTTCGCGCAAAGGGTCGCGCTTGAACGGCGTGGCGTCGACGATGTTGAACGCGTTCGCCTTGGAGTCGAACATCGCGAAGCCGTCGTGGTGCTTGGCGGTGATCACGATGTACTTCATGCCCGCGGCCCTGGCCAGCGAGACCCAGGTGTGCGCGTCGAACTGCGCAGGGTCGAAGCGCGCGGGCAGCTGCCTGTACTCGGCCACCGGGATGCGTGCGTCGTGCATGATCCATTCGCCCGCACCATCCACCGGCTTGCCGTGCCACACGCCTGCCGGCACCGAATACACGCCCCAGTGGATGAACATGCCGTAGCGCGCCGCGCGCCACCACGCCATGCGTGCGTCGCGCTGCGCCGGTGTTTCGGTGTCCTGGATCGCCGGGACCGGATGCATGCCGGTGTCCGTGGGAGTCGCGGCGTGCGCCATGGCGCAGGCGGAGGCGAGCGCGCAGGCGAGGGCGGATTTCACGAAGCGGTACGGCATCTTCATCAGTGACTCCGGCTTTTCAGGATTGCCACGCCGCGCCATGCGGGAAGGCGTAATCGCGCAGTGAGCTTTCCTTCATCTCCGCGGAAAAACCCGGCGCCATGGGTGCGATGTAGCGGCCTTCGCGTATCACCACCGGGTCGATGAAGTGTTCGTGCAGGTGGTCGACGAACTCGATCGCGCGGTCTTCCTTCCGGCCGGTGATCGCCACGAAGTCGGCCATCGCCAGGTGCTGCACCAGTTCGCACAGCCCTACGCCGCCGGCGTGCGGAAACACGCGCACGCCGAACTTCGCGGCCAGCAGCAGGATCGCCAGGTTCTCGTTGACGCCGCCCACGCGGGCCGCGTCGATCTGCACCAGGTCGACCGAACCGGCCTGGAACAGCTGTTTGAACATCACCCGGTTGTGGGTGTGCTCGCCGGTGGAGACCGGCATGGGTGCGACGGCGCGGCGGATCGCCGCGTGGCCGAGGATGTCGTCGGGGCTGGTCGGCTCCTCGATCCAGGCGATGTCGAAGGCGGTGAGCTGGTTGAGCCAGACGATCGCGTCGGGGACGTCCCAGCGCTGGTTCGCGTCGATCGCGATGGCGATGTCGGGACCGACGGTTTCGCGCGCGAGGCGGCAGCGACGCACGTCGTCCGTCGCGTTCAGGCCCACCTTGAGCTTGATCGTGCGGAAGCCGTCGGCGACCGCTTCGCGCGCCAGCCGCTGCATCTTCTCGTCGCTGTAGCCCAGCCAGCCGGGCGAGGTGGTGTAGGCGGGGTAGCCTTCGGCCAGCAGTTGCTCGATGCGTTGCTGCCGGTGCGGCACGGCGGCGCGCAGCAGGGTCAGCGCTTCTTCCGGCGTGAGCGCGTCGCTGAGATAACGGAAGTCGATCGCGGCGACGATCTCCTCCGGGGACAGCTCGGCGATGTAGCGCCACAGCGGCTTGCCCTTGATGCGCGCGGCGAGGTCCCAGGCGGCGTTGACCACCGCGCCGATCGCCATGTGCATCACGCCCTTCTCGGGGCCTAGCCAGCGTAGCTGCGAGTCGCCGGTGAGACGTTTCGCGAAGCCGCCGAGGTCGTTGACGACCGCTTCGACGGAGAGGCCGACGACATGCTCGGCCAGCGCATCCAGCGCCGCCTTCTGCACGTCGTTGCCGCGGCCGATGGTGAACACGAAGCCGTAGCCCGCCAGCCCGGGCTGGTCGGTGCGCAGGGTGACGCAGGCGGCCGAGTAGTCCGGGTCGGGATTCATCGCGTCCGAGCCGTCCAGCTCGCGCGAGGTGGGAAAGCGCACGTCCAGTGTGTCCAGCGCCACGATGCGCGCGGCGCCTATGTTGGCGGGCGTAGTGTCGATGGCGCTGTTCATGGCTGCCCCGCGTCTGCGTAGGCGACGGTGCGCTGGCGTTGCCGGCCGAGGCCGGCGATGCCGAGTTCCATCACGTCGCCGGGGCGCAGGTAGACCGGCGGCTTCTGGCCCAGGCCCACGCCGGGCGGCGTGCCGGTGCTGATGATGTCGCCCGGCTGCAGGCTCATGTAGCGACTGATGTAGCTCACCAGCTCGGCCACGCCGAAGATCATGTTCGCCGTGCTGCTGTGTTGGTAGCGGTGGCCGTTGACCTCCAGCCACAACGCGAGGTCCTGCGGGTCGGCCACCTCGTCGGCGGTGAGCAGCCAGGGGCCGATCGGACCGAAGGTGTCGCAGCCCTTGCCCTTCGTCCACTGGCCGCCGTGTTCGAGCTGGAACGCGCGCTCGGAAAGGTCGTTCACCACCAGGTAGCCGGCGACGTGATTCAACGCATCCTCGACGCGAACGTGGCGCGCGGTGTCGCCGATCACCACGCCCAGTTCCACTTCCCAGTCGGTCTTGACTGAATCCTTCGGGATGATCACGTCATCGTTCGGCCCCATGATCGCGCTGGTGGCCTTCATGAACAGGATCGGCTGCTCGGGTATCGCCGCGCCGGTCTCGGCGGCGTGGTCGCTGTAGTTGAGGCCCACGCAGATCATCTTGCCCACGTGCGCCACCGGTGCGCCGTAACGCGGCGTGCCGGCGACCTCCGGCAGGCTGGCGGGATCGAGCGCCGCGAGGCGCGTGCGGCCGGCGCGCACGAGTGCGCCGGCGTCGATGTCGCCAACGTGGGCGGAGAGGTCGCGCAGCGTGCCCTGCGCGTCGATCAGGCCGGGCCGCTCCTGGCCGGGGGCGCCGTAACGGACGAGTTTCATGGTGGTGTGCTCGGTTGAACGCGTTTCAGTTGGACCAGCCGCCGTCCACGACGTGGACGGTGCCGGTGGTGAAGGAGGATTCGTCGGCGGCGAGATACAGCGCCAGCGCGGCGATTTCCTCCGGCGTGCCGAGGCGACCCATCGGCTGGCGGTCGGTGAAGCTCTTCCACACGGCTTCCTCGTCGCCGCCCAGCGCGCGCACGCGCTGGCCCAGCGAGGGCGTCTTCACCGTACCGGGACAGATCGCGTTGCAGCGCACGCCGCGCGCCACGAAGTCGGCGGCGATCCCGCGGGTGAGGCCGATCACCGCGGCCTTGGTCGTGCCGTAGGCGAAGCGGTTCGGCACGCCCTTGATGCTCGACGCCACCGAGGACATGTTGATGATGCTGCCGCGGCCGCGCTCCAGCATCGCCGGCAGCACCGCGCGGCACAGCCAGTACATGCTGTCCACGTTGATGCGGAACGAGCGTTGCCAGGCGTCGTCGTCGGTGTCGAGGATGGTGCCGGCGTGAACGTAGCCCGCGCAGTTGAACAGCACGTCGAATGGCGCATTGCCGTCGACCAGCGCGCGAATGTCCGCGGCGCGGGTGACGTCCAGTCGCTGCGTGCTGATCGAGGCGTGTTCCTGCGCGAGGCTGGCCAGCGCCGCGGCGTCGATGTCGGTGGCCAGCACCGTGGCGCCTTCGCGGGCGAAGGCGAGCGCGGTGGCGCGGCCGATGCCGGCGCCGGCCGCGGTGACGAGAGCATGCTTGCCTTGCAGTCGGCCATTCATGCGCGTGGCCTCTGGGCGGGTGAGTGGTTCATGGGATGGCTCCAGCGGAAGCGGGGAAGTCGGGTGCGCGGCGCGGCCGGTAGAACGCCAGCGCGTTGCGGCTGAAGATGCGGTCCAGCGCGTGGGGGGCATGCCGTTGCGCGAGCGCGCGGGCGAGTTCCAGCCAGTGCGCATAGCTGCCGCGCAGCGTGAGCACCGGCCAGTCGCTGCCCCAGATCAGCCGCGCGGGGCCGAAGCAGGCAAACAGGTGGTCGACGTACGGATCGAGCGTGCCGGTCGGCATGCCGGGCGCGAGCTCGGTGAGCAGACCGGAGAACTTGCAGCTGACCTTGGGCAAGGCGGCCAGCTCGCGGATCGGCGCGGCCCAGTCGTCGTAGCGGCCGTGCGCGATGTCCGGCTTGCCGGCGTGGTCGAGCACCACGCGCAGCTCGCGTTCGCGCCGCAGTCGCCGCTGCAGCGCCGGCAGTTGCGGTGGCCGCACCAAGGCGTCGAAGGCGAGGTCCAGTCCCTGCAGGCAGTCGAAGGCCGCATCGAGCGCGGGACGTGCCAGCCAGTCGGGATCGGCGTGGTCCTGCGCCATCGGCCGCAGGCCGAGCAGCAGGCCGTCGCCGTCGCGCGCCAGCGCGCGGATGCGCGCGGCCGCGTCGGGCGCCTCGAAATCCACCCAGCCCACCACGCCGAGGATGCTGCGATCGGCGCGGGCCAGTTCGAACAGGTAGCGCGTTTCCGCCTCGCTCGCCGCCGCCTGCACCAGCACGCTGCCGGCCACGCCGGCGGCACTGCGCTGGGCCTGCAGATCAGGGGGAAGGAAGTCGCGTTGCAGCGATGCTGGCGCGTCGTGCAGCCACGTGTAGTCACCGCGATCCACGCGCCAGTAATGCTGGTGGGCGTCGACCAGGTTCATGGCGTGGCGGCGTTCGCGTCGAGTAGGCCGGCTTGGCGCAGTTCGTTCCACAGCGCAGGCGGCAAGGGCGCGTGCAGGCGCTGCGCGGCGCTGTCGACTTCCGCTGGCGAACGCAGGCCGCACACCACCGTGGCGACGGCGGGATGGGCCAGCGGAAATTGCAGCGCGGCCGCGCCGATGCTGGCGCCGAGCCGGCTGCAGATGTCGTAGAAACGCTGCGCGCGGGCACGGGTGGCGGCATCGGCGGGCGCGTAGTTGTACGTGGTGCCGGGCGCGTCGTCGGCGCCGAGCAGGCCGGAGTTGTAGGGGCCGGCCACCATGATCGCGACGTCCTGCTGCACGGCCAGCGCCATCAGCTGCGCGCTGTCGCGCTGCTCGAACAAGGTGTAGCGGCCGGCCAGCATGATGACGTCGAGTGGAAACTCCGGCATCACCTGCAGGCACACGTCCTGCTCGTTGACGCCCAGGCCGATCGCGCCGCAGATCCCCTGGCTGCGCAGCTCGGCCATCGTCGGCAGGGCCTCGTCCAGCGCCTGGCGCAGGATGGCCGAGTGGCGCGCGCCGTGGGTCGACGCGCCGATGTCGTGCAGCAGCAGGATCTCGACATGGTCGGTGGCCAGCCGGCGCAGGCTGGATTCCACCGAGCGCAGGATGCCGTCGCGGCTGTAGTCGAACACGGCTTGCCGCCCGCGTACCGCGAAGCCGTCGTCCGCCGTCGCACCGGCGTCGTCGACATCCAGCAGCAGTCGGCCGACCTTGGTCGACAGGCTGTAGTCGGCGCGGGAAATGCCTGCCAGCGCAGCGCCGAGGCGCGTCTCGCTGAGGCCGTAGCCGTAGTAGGGCGCCGTGTCGAAATGGCGGACGCCGAGTTGCCAGGCGTGCCGCACGGCCGCGATGGCATCGGCTTCCGCCACGCCGGCATACAGGTTGCCGATCGGTGCGCCGCCGAAGGACAGCTGCGGCAGCCGGCGCAGCACCGCCTGTCGTGGCGTTTCCGCGGCGCGAAGCGGCCCCTTGTCTGCGCTGGCATGCGTCATTTCTTCATCCTGCGCTGCGTGATGCCATCGGGCGCGTGCCGCCGGTCAGCCGGCGGAATCGGGGCTGCGGGTTCGCGCGCGGCGTTGCGAGCTCAGCCTTGCGTGTTAGTGTGCACCTATGAAACGATGATTTACAAGTGAGTAAATGTCGTTGCCATGGACTGCAGGCAACGGCCAGCCGCCGGGCTGTCCCGGTTTCCGATCGTCGTCATGCGCCGGATGCGTCATGGCCATCGGCTCCGTCCGACCGACGAGGGGATGCATTGATGTCGAAGATGCTTGCGCGATGCCTGCTGGGCCTGTCCGCGTTGCTGCCGGTGCTTGCCACGGCGGCCGGCGTGGCGATCATTCCGCAGCCGCAACACCTGCAACCTGGGCAGGGCAGCTACTGGCTCGATGCGCATACCCGCGTGGCGGCGCCGAAGGATGCCCGCAGCCGCGAGATCGCCGCCTTCCTGCGCGCGGCGATCCGCGCCCAGACCGGCATCGCGGTGCAGGAGGGTGCCGCCGCGCACGGCATCGAACTGAAGCTCGATCCGGCCGTGCAGGGCGACGAAGCCTATCGGCTCGCGGTGACGCCGAAGCGCATCACGGTCAGCGCCTCGACCGACAAGGGGCTGTTCTGGGGCGTGCAGACGCTGCGCCAGCTGCTGCCGCTGGAACACGCCGCGCAGGTGACGGTTCCCGCGGTGACCATCGAGGACGCGCCGGCCTACGCCTGGCGTGGCGTGATGCTCGATGTCGCCCGGCATTTCTACCCGGTGAGCTTCATCGAGAAGCAGCTCGATCTGCTCAGCTACTACAAGATCAACACCTTCCATTGGCACCTCACCGACGACCAGGGTTGGCGCATCCAGATCAAGCGCTACCCGAAACTCACCAGCGTGGGCGCGTGGCGCACCGAGACGGACGGCACGCGCTACGGCGGTTTCTACACCCAGGCGCAGATCCGCGAAGTGGTGGACTACGCG encodes the following:
- a CDS encoding alpha-L-fucosidase; its protein translation is MKMPYRFVKSALACALASACAMAHAATPTDTGMHPVPAIQDTETPAQRDARMAWWRAARYGMFIHWGVYSVPAGVWHGKPVDGAGEWIMHDARIPVAEYRQLPARFDPAQFDAHTWVSLARAAGMKYIVITAKHHDGFAMFDSKANAFNIVDATPFKRDPLRELADEAKRQGIKFGVYYSQDQDWTAPGGAAIGGHWDKAQDGDFATYLHTKAIPQIKELLTKYHPAVLWFDTPTREMTPQLASEIVKLLDQYPQLIWNNRLGGGYPGDTETPEQRIPPQGFPGKDWETCMTINDTWGYKSGDTDFKSTTVLLHNLVDIASKGGNYLLNVGPDAHGVIPAAEAERLQAIGQWLKVNGESIYGTGPTPFADPHGSYSATQKDSNGKPVWVPAWDWRATRRPGKIYVHLFEWPGASFHVADANLHATGAYLLADPQHTPLKFTQHGTQLDVQLPAKPLDPVDTVLVVTTKS
- a CDS encoding L-fuconate dehydratase, giving the protein MNSAIDTTPANIGAARIVALDTLDVRFPTSRELDGSDAMNPDPDYSAACVTLRTDQPGLAGYGFVFTIGRGNDVQKAALDALAEHVVGLSVEAVVNDLGGFAKRLTGDSQLRWLGPEKGVMHMAIGAVVNAAWDLAARIKGKPLWRYIAELSPEEIVAAIDFRYLSDALTPEEALTLLRAAVPHRQQRIEQLLAEGYPAYTTSPGWLGYSDEKMQRLAREAVADGFRTIKLKVGLNATDDVRRCRLARETVGPDIAIAIDANQRWDVPDAIVWLNQLTAFDIAWIEEPTSPDDILGHAAIRRAVAPMPVSTGEHTHNRVMFKQLFQAGSVDLVQIDAARVGGVNENLAILLLAAKFGVRVFPHAGGVGLCELVQHLAMADFVAITGRKEDRAIEFVDHLHEHFIDPVVIREGRYIAPMAPGFSAEMKESSLRDYAFPHGAAWQS
- a CDS encoding fumarylacetoacetate hydrolase family protein — protein: MKLVRYGAPGQERPGLIDAQGTLRDLSAHVGDIDAGALVRAGRTRLAALDPASLPEVAGTPRYGAPVAHVGKMICVGLNYSDHAAETGAAIPEQPILFMKATSAIMGPNDDVIIPKDSVKTDWEVELGVVIGDTARHVRVEDALNHVAGYLVVNDLSERAFQLEHGGQWTKGKGCDTFGPIGPWLLTADEVADPQDLALWLEVNGHRYQHSSTANMIFGVAELVSYISRYMSLQPGDIISTGTPPGVGLGQKPPVYLRPGDVMELGIAGLGRQRQRTVAYADAGQP
- a CDS encoding SDR family oxidoreductase; protein product: MNGRLQGKHALVTAAGAGIGRATALAFAREGATVLATDIDAAALASLAQEHASISTQRLDVTRAADIRALVDGNAPFDVLFNCAGYVHAGTILDTDDDAWQRSFRINVDSMYWLCRAVLPAMLERGRGSIINMSSVASSIKGVPNRFAYGTTKAAVIGLTRGIAADFVARGVRCNAICPGTVKTPSLGQRVRALGGDEEAVWKSFTDRQPMGRLGTPEEIAALALYLAADESSFTTGTVHVVDGGWSN
- a CDS encoding amidohydrolase family protein, which codes for MNLVDAHQHYWRVDRGDYTWLHDAPASLQRDFLPPDLQAQRSAAGVAGSVLVQAAASEAETRYLFELARADRSILGVVGWVDFEAPDAAARIRALARDGDGLLLGLRPMAQDHADPDWLARPALDAAFDCLQGLDLAFDALVRPPQLPALQRRLRRERELRVVLDHAGKPDIAHGRYDDWAAPIRELAALPKVSCKFSGLLTELAPGMPTGTLDPYVDHLFACFGPARLIWGSDWPVLTLRGSYAHWLELARALAQRHAPHALDRIFSRNALAFYRPRRAPDFPASAGAIP
- a CDS encoding aldo/keto reductase, producing the protein MTHASADKGPLRAAETPRQAVLRRLPQLSFGGAPIGNLYAGVAEADAIAAVRHAWQLGVRHFDTAPYYGYGLSETRLGAALAGISRADYSLSTKVGRLLLDVDDAGATADDGFAVRGRQAVFDYSRDGILRSVESSLRRLATDHVEILLLHDIGASTHGARHSAILRQALDEALPTMAELRSQGICGAIGLGVNEQDVCLQVMPEFPLDVIMLAGRYTLFEQRDSAQLMALAVQQDVAIMVAGPYNSGLLGADDAPGTTYNYAPADAATRARAQRFYDICSRLGASIGAAALQFPLAHPAVATVVCGLRSPAEVDSAAQRLHAPLPPALWNELRQAGLLDANAATP